Proteins co-encoded in one Spirosoma endbachense genomic window:
- a CDS encoding LysM peptidoglycan-binding domain-containing protein: METDNQTTNSRPTGNSSLPALTLIVLVGLIAALLYVGYEYISDDTNGSDELTNVALDTLSQQPVSQDNGEMLMAPEEVDTSSQPAPVDLSQAAPPADAPEANAQAEEVAEGNRETTDGKPGPNEKATAVKPADKKPEEAKKEEKPKEEKPKEEKPKAEKPKEEVVAEKPEVARPKIKPGGVSSSYTVGAGETFYGVANRYNMKVSTLKEMNPGVSESDVKAGITKLNVKVMAVHTVGPGDVLRVVAQKYGVSKEAIMRANKKEKDIATRGERLIIPFPGKQ, encoded by the coding sequence ATGGAAACCGATAATCAAACGACAAACTCCCGTCCGACCGGAAATTCCAGTCTGCCTGCCCTTACGCTAATTGTGCTGGTTGGGTTGATTGCGGCTTTGCTTTACGTGGGCTATGAGTACATTTCCGACGATACCAACGGATCTGACGAACTGACGAATGTAGCGCTTGATACGTTATCTCAACAGCCGGTGAGTCAGGATAATGGCGAGATGTTGATGGCTCCGGAAGAGGTCGATACGTCGTCGCAGCCAGCCCCGGTCGATCTGTCGCAGGCGGCTCCGCCCGCCGATGCACCTGAGGCCAATGCACAGGCTGAAGAGGTAGCTGAAGGGAATCGGGAAACAACCGACGGTAAGCCAGGGCCGAACGAAAAAGCGACTGCTGTGAAGCCTGCTGATAAGAAGCCAGAGGAAGCCAAAAAGGAAGAGAAGCCCAAGGAAGAAAAACCGAAAGAGGAAAAGCCTAAGGCCGAGAAGCCTAAAGAAGAAGTTGTTGCAGAAAAGCCGGAAGTGGCCCGGCCAAAAATAAAACCTGGCGGTGTTTCCAGTTCGTATACGGTTGGTGCCGGCGAAACCTTTTACGGTGTCGCCAATCGCTATAACATGAAAGTCAGCACACTGAAAGAAATGAATCCCGGCGTATCGGAAAGCGATGTTAAAGCCGGTATTACGAAGTTGAACGTAAAAGTGATGGCTGTTCATACCGTTGGTCCTGGCGATGTATTGCGGGTTGTCGCGCAAAAATATGGCGTCAGTAAAGAAGCCATCATGCGGGCCAATAAGAAAGAAAAAGACATTGCAACGCGGGGTGAACGACTAATCATTCCATTCCCCGGGAAGCAGTAA
- a CDS encoding DUF1501 domain-containing protein, with protein sequence MNRRDFLQQSALTTAGTLLIPHFLKAYETQAMGQLPGSTGKILVIVQLSGGNDGLNTVIPFRNDIYYRERPTIAIRPEKVLPLNDEIGLHPAMGSLKALYDEGLVTVINNVGYPNPDRSHFRSMDIWQTASDSDQYLRTGWVGRYLDAACAGKSQQPFRTIEVDDTLSLALKGNNLNGMAVLDPKKLYNQTRSGLVTKLGKEHHDEHESVSYLYKTLAETVSSAEYVYDKAKIQTSSTTYPNHELGNRLKTVSQFIQSGVETSVYYISISGFDTHINQPGQQERLLGQYAEAVGAFMTDLKAAGRQNDVLLMTFSEFGRRVKQNASNGTDHGTANNVFLIGGGMSSRRVLNEAPNLTALTDGDLTYSVDFRQIYATLLHDYLGTDDVAILGRKFESLKIV encoded by the coding sequence ATGAACCGCAGAGACTTCCTTCAACAATCGGCCCTGACAACGGCGGGAACCTTATTGATTCCGCATTTTCTGAAAGCCTACGAAACGCAGGCAATGGGGCAACTGCCCGGCTCGACGGGTAAAATTCTGGTGATTGTGCAGCTATCGGGCGGAAACGATGGCCTCAATACGGTCATACCGTTTCGTAATGATATTTACTACCGCGAGCGGCCTACCATTGCCATCCGGCCCGAGAAAGTATTGCCCTTAAACGACGAAATTGGCCTGCATCCGGCCATGGGTTCGTTGAAAGCCCTCTATGATGAAGGATTGGTGACGGTGATCAACAATGTCGGCTACCCAAATCCCGACCGTTCGCACTTTCGCTCGATGGATATCTGGCAAACAGCCAGCGATTCAGATCAGTATCTTCGCACGGGCTGGGTTGGCCGTTATCTGGACGCGGCCTGCGCCGGGAAATCGCAGCAACCGTTCCGTACCATTGAGGTAGACGATACGCTCAGCCTTGCTCTGAAAGGGAATAATCTGAACGGAATGGCTGTCTTAGACCCCAAAAAACTGTACAATCAGACTCGGAGTGGTCTGGTTACGAAGCTGGGTAAGGAGCATCACGACGAGCACGAATCCGTGTCGTACCTGTATAAAACGCTCGCTGAAACGGTTTCATCGGCTGAATACGTCTATGATAAGGCAAAAATACAGACTTCCTCAACGACCTATCCCAATCATGAACTGGGTAATCGACTCAAGACCGTTTCTCAATTTATTCAGTCTGGTGTTGAAACGAGCGTTTATTATATCTCAATCAGTGGTTTCGATACACACATCAACCAGCCGGGGCAGCAGGAGCGATTGCTGGGCCAATATGCCGAAGCCGTGGGCGCGTTTATGACGGACCTGAAAGCCGCCGGTCGGCAAAATGACGTATTGCTGATGACATTCTCGGAGTTTGGTCGTCGGGTGAAGCAGAATGCCAGCAACGGCACGGATCATGGAACGGCTAACAACGTATTTCTGATTGGCGGAGGAATGTCATCGCGTCGGGTGCTGAACGAAGCCCCTAACCTAACGGCCCTGACCGACGGTGACCTGACCTACTCTGTCGATTTTCGTCAGATTTATGCAACTCTGCTCCACGACTATCTGGGTACGGATGATGTGGCTATTCTGGGCCGGAAGTTCGAGTCGCTGAAGATTGTCTAG
- a CDS encoding Gfo/Idh/MocA family protein: MTRWGILGPGRIAHKFVQDLLTLPDAQLYAVASSNQQRADEFAQQYGATHAFGAYEDLLTLPDLDVVYVATPHTQHHKHAMMLLKGGVAVLGEKPFAMDGKQVQEMVDTARSGKVFLMEALWSRFMPGIVRAHELAQSGAIGKILSVKADFGFKAPFSPDGRLFNKALGGGALMDIGIYPLFLSYLMLGKPTSIKASAIFGTTGVDEQCGMVLTYEGGQLALLDSTLQAKTDCIGIIQGESGQIRIHSRFHETKGITLHLEDQEPTDFDFDRSTHGYDYEAQHVMQCLAEGRTESPIWSLDDSVNLMTLLDSIRAEAAIVY; the protein is encoded by the coding sequence ATGACCCGCTGGGGAATTTTAGGACCGGGCCGTATCGCCCATAAGTTCGTGCAGGACTTGCTGACACTGCCCGACGCACAACTGTATGCCGTCGCTTCTTCCAATCAACAACGTGCCGACGAATTTGCGCAGCAGTACGGAGCTACTCATGCCTTTGGTGCGTATGAAGACTTGCTAACCTTACCCGATCTGGATGTGGTTTATGTGGCTACTCCTCATACGCAACACCATAAGCATGCGATGATGCTCCTGAAAGGTGGTGTGGCCGTACTTGGCGAAAAGCCGTTTGCGATGGATGGTAAACAGGTGCAGGAAATGGTTGACACTGCCCGCTCCGGGAAGGTATTCCTGATGGAAGCACTCTGGAGTCGGTTCATGCCTGGTATTGTCCGGGCGCATGAGCTGGCTCAATCGGGGGCTATTGGTAAGATCTTGTCGGTAAAAGCAGACTTTGGTTTTAAGGCACCCTTTTCTCCTGATGGACGATTGTTTAATAAGGCACTGGGGGGAGGAGCGTTGATGGACATTGGGATCTATCCGCTGTTTTTGTCGTACCTGATGTTGGGCAAACCAACATCAATCAAAGCATCGGCCATTTTTGGTACAACCGGCGTCGACGAACAATGTGGCATGGTACTGACCTACGAAGGTGGCCAGCTTGCTTTGCTGGATAGCACATTGCAGGCGAAAACCGATTGCATAGGCATCATACAGGGGGAATCAGGCCAGATTCGAATCCATAGCCGTTTTCATGAAACGAAAGGGATTACGCTTCATCTTGAAGACCAGGAACCAACCGATTTTGACTTCGACCGGAGTACGCACGGTTATGATTATGAAGCGCAACATGTTATGCAATGCCTGGCCGAAGGTCGGACTGAAAGCCCCATCTGGTCACTGGACGATAGCGTTAATCTGATGACATTACTGGATAGTATTCGGGCCGAAGCAGCCATTGTTTATTAA
- the purE gene encoding 5-(carboxyamino)imidazole ribonucleotide mutase, producing MVGIIMGSLSDRKVMQEAADMLTTLGVVWEMDIVSAHRTPEKMVEYAKTARDRGLRVIIAGAGGAAHLPGMVASLTTLPVIGVPVKSSNSIDGWDSVLSILQMPAGVPVATMALDGARNAGILAAQIIGSSDERVAQKLAQFKEELKEKVAEMSRQLTIAPGARP from the coding sequence ATGGTAGGCATTATTATGGGTAGCCTCTCTGACCGTAAAGTCATGCAGGAGGCCGCCGACATGTTAACAACGTTGGGTGTTGTTTGGGAAATGGATATTGTTTCGGCCCATCGCACCCCCGAAAAAATGGTCGAGTATGCGAAAACAGCCCGTGACCGGGGCTTGCGGGTTATCATTGCCGGAGCCGGTGGCGCTGCTCATCTGCCCGGTATGGTTGCTTCGCTGACAACCTTGCCCGTGATCGGGGTTCCCGTCAAATCAAGCAATTCAATCGACGGCTGGGATTCCGTCCTGTCTATTTTACAGATGCCAGCTGGCGTTCCGGTTGCAACGATGGCGCTGGATGGTGCCCGTAATGCGGGTATCCTGGCCGCGCAAATCATTGGAAGTTCCGATGAACGGGTTGCTCAAAAGCTGGCGCAGTTTAAAGAGGAGTTGAAAGAAAAAGTGGCCGAGATGAGTCGACAGCTAACCATAGCACCGGGAGCCCGGCCCTAA
- a CDS encoding DUF1800 domain-containing protein, with product MDKLTRLQQTRYLFARAGFGATPAELNDAARKPLRKVVRQLISDSESFAALKVVEPDENTTKRALRGLVRNGQLDRDMLKERIRMNAEKVRDLNLQWLDQMASGKSAFREKMALFWHGHFACRTMGQNPLFMQQYANTIRQNALGRFGDLLMAVSKEPAMLQFLNNQQNRKNAPNENFAREVMELFTLGRGNYSEHDIKEAARAFTGWQFTPEGQFVFRERVHDEGEKTIFNKTDAFKGEDVIAMLLENKQTARFVTGKIYRFFVNETDDKKRVEQLAEQFYKSGYDIAGLMESMFTADWFYEAKNIGTHIKSPVELLAGMRHALGLTFEQPQTQIFVQRTLGQILFYPPNVAGWAGGRNWIDSSSLLFRMQLPSYVLKAAEVTVRSKEDGDVNTQLLARKGGQRFQVKANWEDFETAFSKTTDADLADAIAAALLPFPLNTEQRTLIETQLNGAQTRPERIHALTAALMSLPEYQLC from the coding sequence ATGGACAAACTGACAAGACTGCAACAGACCCGTTACCTGTTTGCACGGGCTGGCTTCGGCGCTACCCCTGCCGAACTCAATGACGCGGCTCGGAAACCACTCCGGAAAGTGGTGCGCCAACTCATCAGCGATAGCGAATCGTTTGCGGCATTGAAGGTCGTTGAACCTGATGAAAACACAACGAAGCGGGCATTACGAGGGCTGGTGCGCAATGGGCAGCTTGATCGGGACATGCTCAAGGAGCGAATCCGGATGAATGCCGAAAAAGTCCGTGATCTTAACCTCCAGTGGCTCGACCAGATGGCGTCGGGGAAGAGCGCTTTTCGGGAGAAGATGGCCTTGTTCTGGCATGGCCATTTCGCCTGCCGGACAATGGGTCAGAATCCGCTGTTTATGCAGCAATATGCCAATACGATCCGGCAGAACGCCCTTGGCCGCTTCGGCGATTTGCTGATGGCGGTTTCGAAAGAACCGGCCATGCTGCAATTTCTCAACAACCAGCAGAATCGCAAAAATGCCCCGAATGAGAATTTTGCCCGTGAGGTGATGGAACTGTTCACGCTGGGGCGAGGTAACTATTCGGAACATGATATTAAGGAAGCCGCGCGGGCCTTTACGGGTTGGCAGTTTACGCCCGAAGGCCAGTTTGTTTTCCGGGAACGCGTTCACGACGAAGGCGAAAAGACCATTTTTAATAAAACCGATGCCTTCAAAGGGGAAGACGTGATTGCCATGCTGCTGGAAAATAAGCAGACGGCGCGGTTTGTGACGGGCAAAATTTACCGGTTTTTCGTCAATGAAACGGACGATAAAAAGCGGGTCGAGCAGTTGGCCGAGCAGTTCTATAAAAGCGGGTACGACATTGCCGGACTGATGGAAAGCATGTTTACGGCTGACTGGTTCTACGAGGCTAAAAACATCGGCACACACATCAAATCGCCGGTAGAATTGCTGGCCGGAATGCGTCATGCGCTCGGCCTAACGTTCGAACAGCCCCAAACGCAGATTTTTGTCCAGCGAACATTAGGTCAGATCCTGTTTTACCCGCCCAATGTGGCCGGGTGGGCGGGTGGCAGAAACTGGATCGATTCGTCGAGTTTACTGTTTCGGATGCAATTGCCGAGCTACGTCCTGAAAGCCGCCGAGGTGACCGTTCGCTCTAAAGAAGATGGCGATGTAAATACACAACTCCTGGCCCGAAAAGGTGGTCAGCGTTTCCAGGTAAAAGCGAATTGGGAGGACTTTGAAACCGCCTTTTCTAAAACCACGGATGCCGACCTTGCCGATGCCATTGCGGCTGCATTGTTACCGTTTCCGCTAAACACCGAACAGCGGACACTAATTGAAACGCAGCTAAACGGAGCCCAAACCCGCCCCGAACGCATTCACGCCCTAACGGCGGCCCTGATGAGCTTGCCAGAATATCAACTTTGTTAA
- a CDS encoding DUF481 domain-containing protein, with amino-acid sequence MKTLHFFALTTVLLFFHFRVFAQIVEQPDPLRPSTPDSIKTTKTDSSEVATSSQDTTQAEQAAPSTPTFRYRFTADGTLTSGNVNRALLQLTSAIDYQLSDYFKLSSNPSFVYGKQNGLLAEREWFGDLRTTLRHEKRLYYLAFGSYERSNLRQINHRWTVAAGAGFKLLNRKRAYISLTDVLMQEYTDFQELNDINIFRNSARLYGEYTFDKDRWTVTHTAFYQPALGQYNIRWNASVSVQVKLTATTSLRTTLANAYESLIVPGRQNNDLRFTVGLVYEKK; translated from the coding sequence GTGAAAACACTCCATTTTTTTGCCTTAACGACTGTCCTCCTTTTTTTTCATTTTCGTGTGTTTGCCCAGATTGTGGAGCAACCCGATCCGCTACGACCTTCTACACCAGACTCCATTAAAACGACCAAAACGGATTCGAGCGAGGTAGCAACCAGCAGTCAGGATACAACCCAGGCCGAACAAGCTGCTCCATCTACACCTACGTTTCGGTATCGCTTTACCGCCGATGGCACTCTTACATCCGGAAATGTCAACCGGGCTTTATTGCAACTGACGAGCGCAATCGATTATCAGCTCAGTGACTATTTCAAGTTGTCGAGTAATCCGTCCTTCGTTTATGGGAAGCAAAACGGTCTTCTGGCCGAACGCGAATGGTTCGGTGATCTACGAACGACTTTACGCCACGAAAAACGATTGTATTATCTGGCCTTTGGATCGTATGAGCGAAGTAATCTGCGCCAGATCAATCATCGCTGGACCGTTGCGGCCGGGGCAGGCTTTAAGTTGCTCAATCGCAAACGGGCCTATATTTCGCTTACTGACGTGTTAATGCAGGAATATACCGACTTTCAGGAGTTGAACGACATCAACATTTTCCGAAATTCGGCCCGGCTTTATGGCGAATACACCTTTGATAAGGATCGCTGGACCGTTACGCACACGGCTTTTTATCAACCCGCTTTGGGTCAGTACAACATCCGCTGGAATGCCAGTGTAAGCGTTCAGGTGAAGTTAACGGCAACAACCAGCCTGCGCACAACGCTTGCGAATGCGTATGAAAGCCTGATAGTGCCCGGCCGTCAGAATAATGACCTGCGATTTACAGTAGGCTTGGTCTATGAAAAAAAGTAG
- a CDS encoding AIR synthase related protein, producing the protein MTDRYAQRGVSASKEDVHNAIAQLDKGLFPKAFCKIVPDTLAGDPDYCTIMHADGAGTKSSLAYLYWRETGDLSVWRGIAQDAVVMNTDDLICVGATGPMLLSSTIGRNKNLIPGEVIAEIINGTEEVLQMLRDYGIEIYSTGGETADVGDLVRTIIVDSTVIARMRRDQVISNDRIQAGDVLVGLASFGQATYETTYNGGMGSNGLTSARHDVLAHYLADKYPESFDPAIDRSLIYSGSKKLTDEIAVGSGENVTVGQLILSPTRTYAPVAKALLDELRSQIHGMVHCSGGAQTKVLHFIDDLHVIKDNLFPVPPLFQLIQQESGTSWQEMYKVFNMGHRLEVYLPENMAQQVIDISRSFGIDAQVIGHVEAYAGKKVTIKSEQGTFLY; encoded by the coding sequence ATGACTGATCGTTATGCCCAGCGCGGAGTTTCCGCCAGCAAAGAAGATGTTCACAACGCCATAGCCCAACTCGATAAAGGCTTATTCCCAAAGGCGTTTTGTAAAATCGTACCCGATACACTGGCTGGTGACCCGGATTACTGCACCATCATGCACGCTGATGGAGCTGGAACAAAATCGTCTCTGGCCTATCTGTACTGGCGCGAAACGGGCGATCTGAGCGTCTGGCGAGGGATTGCACAGGACGCGGTCGTGATGAATACCGACGACCTGATCTGCGTTGGAGCAACGGGCCCGATGTTACTGTCGTCTACCATCGGGCGTAACAAAAACCTGATTCCCGGAGAGGTGATCGCCGAAATTATCAACGGAACAGAGGAAGTGTTGCAGATGCTCCGTGATTATGGCATCGAGATTTACAGCACCGGTGGCGAAACGGCCGATGTGGGTGATCTGGTTCGTACGATCATTGTCGATAGTACGGTCATTGCCCGGATGCGACGCGATCAGGTGATCAGCAACGACCGCATTCAGGCGGGTGACGTTCTTGTTGGACTGGCTTCATTTGGCCAGGCAACTTACGAAACAACCTATAACGGAGGAATGGGGAGCAACGGCCTTACGTCTGCCCGGCATGATGTGCTGGCCCATTATCTCGCCGACAAATACCCTGAGAGCTTTGACCCTGCCATTGATCGTAGCCTGATTTACAGCGGTTCGAAAAAGCTAACTGACGAAATTGCCGTTGGTTCTGGTGAAAATGTAACGGTTGGCCAACTGATTCTTTCGCCAACGAGAACCTATGCTCCGGTTGCCAAAGCACTACTCGATGAGCTACGTTCGCAAATCCACGGCATGGTGCATTGTTCCGGCGGAGCGCAGACGAAAGTACTTCATTTTATTGATGATCTGCACGTTATAAAAGACAACCTGTTTCCCGTGCCGCCTTTATTTCAACTGATTCAGCAGGAGAGTGGTACGAGTTGGCAGGAGATGTATAAAGTCTTTAATATGGGGCATCGACTGGAAGTATATCTACCCGAAAACATGGCTCAGCAGGTTATCGATATATCCAGATCGTTTGGTATTGACGCTCAGGTAATTGGACATGTAGAGGCTTATGCAGGCAAAAAAGTCACTATAAAATCTGAACAGGGTACTTTTTTGTATTGA